A DNA window from Desulfuromonas sp. contains the following coding sequences:
- a CDS encoding YedE-related selenium metabolism membrane protein, with amino-acid sequence MPVFDRHFWMITLSGGLLGLLGVMLAVWGNPDNSGVCVSCFVENSAGAIGLHDNVRMQYLRPELTGFIFGAVISSRLLGEFRSRGGSAALPRFVSGVFLIVGCAVFIGCPIKLFLRLTAGDLTAFSGLAGLAAGVWLGIRALTAGVHLGRAREQRGGSGLWIPGLFLLLFFFSIFQPGFIRNSVTGSGSLHAPLLISLGAGLLLGFLAQRSRFCITASIRDLFLMGPRAPLAWGLLAFFVVAVSTSVLSGGFNLGYYGQPGAHQEFVWGFLGMLLVGWLSVVIGGCPFRQMIKAGEGDSDAGMVVVGMLVGGGLVQAWGIAATAAGVGIYGKIAVLAGLAFILLNTLVYRERVPL; translated from the coding sequence ATGCCGGTATTTGATCGCCATTTCTGGATGATAACATTGTCGGGCGGTTTGCTTGGACTGCTCGGGGTCATGCTCGCGGTCTGGGGGAATCCTGACAATTCCGGGGTCTGTGTCTCCTGTTTTGTTGAAAACAGCGCCGGGGCGATCGGTCTGCATGACAATGTGAGGATGCAGTACCTCCGGCCCGAATTGACCGGTTTTATTTTTGGCGCTGTTATCAGTTCGCGGCTGCTCGGTGAATTCCGTTCCAGGGGTGGCAGCGCGGCATTGCCCCGATTCGTTTCCGGAGTCTTTTTGATTGTCGGCTGTGCGGTTTTTATCGGCTGCCCGATCAAGCTTTTTCTCCGCCTGACCGCCGGCGACCTGACCGCTTTTTCCGGACTCGCCGGCCTGGCAGCCGGCGTCTGGCTCGGAATCAGGGCCCTGACTGCCGGCGTTCATCTCGGCCGCGCCCGGGAGCAGCGCGGAGGTAGCGGCTTATGGATTCCCGGCCTGTTTCTGCTTCTGTTCTTTTTTTCCATATTTCAGCCCGGTTTTATCCGGAATTCAGTCACCGGGAGTGGTTCCTTGCATGCGCCACTGCTTATTTCCCTCGGGGCCGGTCTTCTGCTCGGTTTTCTCGCTCAGCGGAGCCGTTTCTGTATCACGGCGAGCATCCGTGATCTGTTTCTGATGGGGCCACGCGCGCCTCTCGCGTGGGGTCTGCTGGCATTCTTTGTTGTCGCGGTTTCAACAAGCGTTCTTTCCGGCGGTTTCAATTTGGGGTATTACGGTCAACCGGGAGCTCACCAGGAATTTGTATGGGGCTTTCTGGGGATGCTTCTTGTCGGCTGGTTGTCGGTTGTTATTGGCGGTTGTCCGTTCCGGCAGATGATAAAGGCGGGTGAGGGCGACAGTGACGCCGGGATGGTCGTTGTCGGCATGCTTGTTGGTGGCGGCCTTGTTCAGGCCTGGGGAATAGCAGCGACTGCTGCCGGTGTCGGAATTTATGGCAAAATTGCTGTTCTTGCCGGTCTGGCCTTTATTCTGCTGAACACACTTGTATACCGTGAACGGGTTCCGCTTTGA
- a CDS encoding ABC transporter substrate-binding protein, producing the protein MCGILRRASWLVPALFLFVSVGCDQVKERPVMRIGYMNCNSEVETVARFSPLTAYLSEQLDIDFKVVPVDTQDFSERFAAGEFEFGHSNSLLYIMLKENRQMQLIATEKRGQYGARTAGTIISRKGSGIKRIEDLKGKRMVFGPQLAPSGYLAQYDLMLNAGFDPEIDLEYYAIPHGSFKHEKVVYGVYFGEYDVAAAPALDLELMARDGRISPDDFNIVAQSEVIPYCTFGAASSIPEEMVSRFRKALLAITPETTVKYNGETLKVLDSAWISGFEQLSDSDYDPIRRMARNANMPPYQEF; encoded by the coding sequence ATGTGCGGAATATTACGGAGAGCCAGCTGGCTGGTTCCGGCCCTGTTTCTGTTCGTCTCGGTGGGATGCGACCAGGTGAAGGAACGCCCGGTGATGCGCATCGGTTATATGAACTGCAACAGTGAGGTCGAGACGGTTGCACGTTTCTCACCGTTGACCGCTTACCTGTCGGAACAGCTCGATATCGATTTCAAGGTTGTACCGGTCGATACCCAGGATTTCTCCGAACGGTTCGCGGCCGGGGAATTCGAGTTCGGCCACAGCAATTCGTTGCTGTACATCATGCTCAAGGAAAACCGGCAGATGCAATTAATCGCCACCGAGAAGCGTGGCCAGTACGGTGCCCGGACAGCCGGAACAATCATCTCAAGAAAAGGGAGCGGCATCAAAAGGATCGAAGACCTTAAAGGGAAGCGGATGGTGTTCGGCCCGCAGCTGGCGCCGTCAGGGTATCTAGCCCAGTATGATCTGATGCTGAATGCCGGTTTCGATCCCGAAATTGATCTTGAGTATTACGCGATTCCGCATGGTTCGTTCAAACATGAAAAGGTCGTCTACGGCGTTTATTTCGGTGAATATGACGTTGCCGCAGCACCGGCCCTTGATCTTGAACTGATGGCCCGGGATGGTCGGATTTCGCCGGATGATTTCAATATCGTTGCCCAGAGTGAGGTCATCCCTTATTGCACATTTGGCGCTGCCAGTTCGATTCCGGAGGAAATGGTCAGCCGTTTCCGCAAAGCTCTGCTTGCCATCACCCCGGAAACAACTGTTAAGTATAATGGTGAGACGCTCAAGGTGCTCGATTCAGCCTGGATCAGTGGTTTTGAACAGCTGAGTGACAGTGATTATGACCCGATCCGGCGTATGGCCAGAAACGCCAACATGCCGCCATATCAGGAGTTCTGA
- a CDS encoding DNA-binding response regulator — MAGEKILIVDDEAGMRKLLGRVLTKYGYDPVAAASGVEALRFAESEQFDLVITDIKMPEMDGLQLLQALKEFNPDLPIIVITAYGTVESAVQALRAGAYDYITKPFENDEIRLTVAKAFERERLLAENRYLHQELEGRYRFSGIVGQSERMQAVFDMASSVAVSNANVMITGESGTGKELIARSVHYNSARKDNPFIVLNCAALPENLIESELFGHEKGAFTGAMNAKKGRFELADGGTLFIDEVGEMTPSSQVKLLRVIQEQEFERVGGSRTIRCDVRIVAATNKDLEREVKEGNFRDDLYYRLNVVNIHMPPLRNRREDIEGLARHFLDVYSADTGKKINDLSPRAISCLLAYDWPGNVRELQNVIERAVVLAKGETLTPHDFPQSLQGDEKICVDIPDRDGNLTELLEDLERQLILQTLRRHENSQTRAADALGIKRTTLRYKMEKYGLV; from the coding sequence ATGGCCGGCGAGAAAATTCTTATAGTCGATGATGAGGCCGGGATGCGTAAGCTCCTGGGCCGGGTGTTGACCAAGTACGGTTATGATCCGGTAGCGGCCGCCAGCGGAGTCGAGGCTTTGCGCTTTGCCGAGTCCGAGCAGTTCGACCTGGTTATTACCGACATTAAAATGCCGGAAATGGACGGCCTCCAGCTGTTGCAGGCACTCAAGGAGTTCAATCCGGATCTGCCGATCATTGTGATCACTGCCTACGGAACTGTTGAGAGCGCGGTTCAGGCCTTGCGCGCCGGTGCCTACGATTATATCACCAAACCGTTCGAGAACGACGAGATTCGACTGACCGTTGCCAAGGCATTCGAAAGAGAGCGGCTGCTTGCCGAGAATCGATACCTGCACCAGGAGCTTGAAGGTCGGTACAGGTTTTCCGGGATCGTTGGTCAGTCGGAACGGATGCAGGCTGTTTTCGATATGGCATCTTCGGTCGCTGTTTCGAATGCCAATGTGATGATTACCGGCGAAAGTGGTACCGGCAAGGAACTGATTGCCCGTTCCGTTCATTATAATTCGGCGCGCAAGGACAATCCGTTTATCGTACTGAATTGCGCAGCCCTGCCCGAGAATCTGATCGAAAGTGAACTGTTCGGTCATGAAAAAGGGGCTTTTACCGGTGCGATGAATGCGAAAAAGGGTCGCTTTGAACTGGCGGATGGCGGCACCCTGTTTATCGATGAGGTCGGCGAGATGACTCCATCGTCCCAGGTCAAGCTGCTCAGGGTGATTCAGGAACAGGAATTTGAGCGGGTCGGCGGTTCCCGAACAATTCGTTGTGATGTCCGGATTGTCGCCGCAACCAACAAGGATCTCGAGCGGGAAGTCAAGGAAGGGAATTTCCGGGACGACCTCTACTACCGGCTGAATGTTGTTAATATTCACATGCCGCCGCTACGCAATCGGCGTGAGGATATCGAAGGTCTGGCCCGGCATTTTCTTGATGTCTACTCGGCTGATACCGGAAAAAAGATCAATGATCTTTCGCCCCGGGCCATCAGTTGTCTGCTCGCCTATGACTGGCCGGGAAACGTCCGCGAGCTGCAGAACGTGATTGAACGGGCGGTTGTTCTGGCAAAAGGGGAAACCCTGACGCCACACGACTTTCCGCAATCCCTGCAGGGGGATGAAAAGATTTGTGTCGATATTCCTGATCGTGATGGAAACCTGACCGAACTGCTTGAGGATCTTGAGCGGCAGCTCATTCTGCAGACGTTAAGGCGTCATGAAAATTCGCAGACGAGGGCCGCAGATGCTCTCGGTATCAAGCGGACTACTCTACGGTATAAAATGGAAAAATACGGTCTCGTTTAA
- a CDS encoding GGDEF domain-containing protein, giving the protein MAENQSNQFENTEIVEELRELKDILTVAQVVVSSLDLDEVLQNILISAMAIMEIPAGSIALFDEETSRLELHAHAGLSEAFTNKQRWLVKAGGLTHEILERGELFVIEDTNEADFFNNPLALNEGIRSLIAVPLKIQDKIVGVLYVDDFVPREYPESRLRILNILGSFASMSIDNARLHEQTQELACTDGLTGLYNHRQFKILFKEEIARARRYNKKLGVVMFDIDNFKHFNDTYGHPNGDQVLTVISKILKETLRDSDISFRYGGEEFIVLLPEVGITQTLKAARRILDAVNSDSQRALSAICDHGITISAGAASFPRDGENETDLLKVVDDMLYKAKALGKNRVCYVQGC; this is encoded by the coding sequence ATGGCTGAGAATCAGTCAAATCAATTTGAAAACACGGAAATAGTCGAAGAACTCAGGGAACTGAAGGATATTCTGACGGTTGCCCAGGTTGTCGTCTCGTCACTCGATCTCGATGAGGTCCTGCAGAATATCCTGATCAGTGCCATGGCGATTATGGAGATTCCGGCCGGCAGTATAGCGCTCTTTGATGAAGAGACATCCCGGCTCGAATTACATGCCCATGCCGGCTTGAGTGAGGCGTTTACCAACAAGCAACGCTGGCTGGTCAAGGCGGGCGGCCTGACCCATGAAATCCTTGAGCGGGGAGAACTTTTTGTTATAGAGGATACGAATGAAGCTGATTTTTTCAACAATCCACTGGCTTTAAATGAGGGAATCCGGTCACTGATTGCCGTTCCCCTGAAGATCCAGGATAAAATTGTCGGCGTACTGTATGTTGATGATTTTGTGCCGCGTGAATACCCCGAAAGCCGTCTCAGAATACTCAATATCCTCGGTTCTTTTGCTTCTATGAGCATCGATAATGCGCGCCTGCACGAACAGACCCAGGAACTCGCCTGTACCGATGGCTTGACCGGCCTGTACAATCATCGCCAGTTCAAAATTCTGTTCAAGGAGGAGATAGCGAGAGCCCGCCGTTATAATAAAAAACTTGGAGTCGTCATGTTCGATATCGACAACTTCAAACATTTTAACGACACTTATGGCCATCCGAACGGCGACCAGGTGTTGACGGTCATCAGTAAGATTCTTAAAGAAACATTGCGCGATAGTGATATCTCATTTCGCTATGGTGGTGAAGAATTTATCGTTTTACTTCCTGAAGTCGGGATTACCCAGACTTTGAAAGCCGCCAGACGGATTCTTGATGCGGTTAATTCAGATTCACAGCGTGCGCTCAGCGCTATTTGTGACCATGGAATCACCATCAGTGCCGGTGCCGCCTCCTTTCCTCGCGATGGCGAAAACGAAACGGATCTTCTCAAAGTCGTTGATGATATGTTGTACAAGGCCAAAGCGTTGGGTAAAAATCGCGTATGCTACGTTCAGGGCTGCTGA
- a CDS encoding ribonucleoside-diphosphate reductase, adenosylcobalamin-dependent, with product MATSAAKKKEIQTKSTLPLSENALTVLERRYLKRNNEGKVLETAEDMFKRVADTIASAEDKLGTGVDSKALSDDFYRMMTELDFMPNSPTLMNAGRELGQLSACFVLPVGDSMEEIFESIKNTALIHKSGGGTGFSFSRIRPANDVVLSTKGVSSGPLSFMSVFDAATETIKQGGTRRGANMGILRVDHPDIMDFIMCKQDQTVLTNFNISVGLTETFMEAVEKDEEYDILNPRDGKVQGQLPARKVFNHVVEMAWTNGEPGIIFLDRLNRDNPTPEVGEIESTNPCGEQPLLPYESCNLGSINLVNFVDGNKVDWDQLRDVIRNATRFLDNVIEVNNYPIPEIDEMTRANRKIGLGVMGWADMLILLGIPYNSERACELGEKIMQFITDESRQMSIELAEERGAFPNFKGSIFDKPNAKPVRNATCSTIAPTGTISIIANTSSGVEPLFAVSYVRQVMDNDVLVEVHPLFEQIAKEMGFYSDELMKKIAEHGTIQDMDEIPEEIRSVFLTSHDITPEDHVRMQAAFQKYTDNAVSKTVNFCHDASRDDVETVYRLAYKLGCKGVTIYRDGSRDMQVLSVKKEEQPEKVVPMESGKSGRKRERPRALRGSTYQMETGCGPLYVTINEDNHGAFELFTTMGKAGGCAASQCEAIGRLVSLAWRSGVQARQAVKQLIGITCHKPAGFGENRITSCSDAVAKAIQQHMLAQGEDVNAHVETGGACPDCGGPVEHEGGCCVCRACGFSECA from the coding sequence ATGGCGACAAGTGCAGCGAAGAAGAAGGAAATCCAAACCAAATCAACCCTCCCACTATCAGAGAATGCCCTGACAGTGCTTGAAAGGCGTTACCTTAAACGTAACAACGAGGGCAAGGTACTCGAAACGGCCGAAGATATGTTCAAAAGGGTGGCAGATACCATCGCATCGGCCGAAGACAAACTCGGTACCGGCGTTGACAGCAAAGCACTGTCTGACGATTTCTACCGGATGATGACCGAACTCGACTTCATGCCGAACTCCCCCACCCTGATGAACGCCGGACGGGAACTCGGACAGCTTTCGGCCTGCTTTGTCCTGCCGGTCGGCGACTCAATGGAAGAGATCTTCGAGTCAATTAAAAATACCGCCCTTATTCACAAAAGTGGCGGCGGTACCGGCTTCTCCTTCTCACGAATCCGCCCGGCCAACGATGTCGTCCTCTCCACCAAGGGCGTATCATCCGGTCCCCTCTCCTTCATGTCGGTCTTCGATGCCGCGACCGAGACGATCAAGCAGGGCGGTACCCGGCGCGGTGCCAACATGGGCATTTTGCGGGTCGATCATCCCGACATTATGGACTTCATTATGTGCAAACAGGACCAGACGGTTCTGACCAACTTCAATATTTCGGTCGGGCTGACCGAGACGTTCATGGAAGCGGTAGAGAAGGACGAGGAGTACGACATTCTCAATCCACGCGACGGCAAAGTCCAGGGACAATTACCGGCCCGCAAGGTTTTCAACCACGTCGTTGAAATGGCCTGGACCAACGGTGAGCCGGGCATTATCTTCCTCGACCGCCTTAATCGCGACAACCCGACCCCGGAGGTCGGCGAGATTGAATCGACCAACCCCTGTGGCGAGCAGCCACTGCTGCCTTATGAATCCTGCAATCTCGGCTCAATCAACCTGGTTAATTTCGTCGATGGCAACAAGGTCGACTGGGACCAACTGCGTGATGTGATCCGCAACGCGACCCGCTTCCTCGACAATGTCATTGAAGTGAACAACTATCCAATCCCGGAAATAGATGAAATGACCCGTGCCAACCGCAAAATTGGTCTCGGCGTTATGGGCTGGGCCGACATGTTGATTCTACTCGGCATTCCATACAATTCCGAACGGGCCTGCGAACTCGGTGAGAAGATTATGCAATTTATCACCGACGAATCACGCCAGATGTCGATAGAACTGGCCGAGGAGAGGGGTGCATTCCCCAATTTCAAAGGTTCTATTTTCGACAAGCCGAACGCCAAACCGGTCCGCAACGCAACCTGTTCGACCATCGCTCCGACCGGCACCATATCAATCATTGCCAATACTTCGAGTGGCGTTGAACCCCTCTTTGCCGTCTCGTACGTTCGCCAGGTTATGGATAATGACGTCCTCGTCGAAGTCCACCCGCTCTTTGAACAGATTGCCAAAGAAATGGGCTTCTACTCGGATGAATTGATGAAAAAGATCGCCGAACACGGCACCATTCAGGATATGGATGAAATCCCGGAAGAAATTCGATCGGTTTTTTTGACTTCGCACGATATCACCCCGGAAGATCATGTCCGGATGCAGGCTGCCTTTCAGAAATACACCGACAATGCCGTCTCCAAAACCGTCAATTTCTGCCACGACGCAAGTCGTGACGATGTTGAAACGGTTTACCGTCTCGCCTACAAACTTGGCTGCAAGGGCGTCACCATCTATCGGGATGGTTCCCGCGACATGCAGGTCCTCTCGGTCAAGAAAGAAGAACAGCCGGAAAAGGTTGTGCCGATGGAATCGGGCAAGTCGGGCCGTAAACGTGAACGGCCACGGGCGCTGCGTGGCTCGACGTACCAGATGGAAACCGGATGCGGACCACTCTATGTCACCATCAACGAGGACAACCATGGCGCCTTTGAACTCTTCACGACCATGGGCAAGGCTGGTGGCTGTGCCGCGTCCCAATGCGAAGCGATCGGTCGTCTCGTCTCCCTCGCCTGGCGTTCCGGCGTACAGGCACGGCAGGCGGTCAAGCAACTGATCGGCATCACCTGTCACAAACCGGCCGGTTTCGGCGAGAACCGGATTACCTCCTGTTCTGATGCCGTGGCCAAGGCAATCCAGCAACATATGCTTGCCCAGGGTGAAGATGTGAATGCCCACGTTGAAACCGGCGGTGCCTGCCCCGATTGCGGTGGTCCGGTTGAGCATGAGGGTGGTTGCTGTGTCTGTCGAGCCTGCGGCTTCTCCGAGTGCGCCTGA
- a CDS encoding molecular chaperone HtpG, which yields MAKKNKGVEKGSISIHTENIFPIIKKWLYSDKEIFLRELVSNAVDAIHKFQHVNLVEGLKISDSYAVDISIDKEAGTLTIADNGIGMTDEEVRSYINQIAFSSAEEFLEKYKKDDDEQQIIGHFGLGFYSAFMVADTVEIRTFSWQKDARGVHWKCSGSTEYELEGIDLEKRGTEIILHLSEDEKEFLEADRLREVLVRYCNFLPVAIRLEGDVVNDSKPLWTRSPGEVTDDEYKEFYKKLYPFSPEPLFWIHLNIDYPFNLKGIVYFPKLTTEFDVTKSHIKLFCNQVFVSDNCPELIPEFLTPLQGCLDAPDLPLNVSRSYLQNEPQVRKINEVLSGRVAGKVVDLAKKDKETFTPIWDDIHTFVKYGCMRDDKFYDKVKDQILYRTTEESGHTTLDAYLERAKEKHENTIYYANDESLQATYLKLFKSQGNEVIILDQVIDSHFISFLEMKNNDLKFQRVDADLTQNLVEDDKSSQIVEGKDEKSREERVRNLFEKCTGKKDLTIRVENLKDTSVPGMILLSEQSRRFQEMARSMGQEKIDLPSEHTMLVNLSNPVIKSLLEMQSQGRDEDAAVIAEQVYDLAMLSHRGFDRKQMEAFLDRSNRILEMLGREQGQ from the coding sequence ATGGCAAAAAAGAACAAGGGCGTCGAAAAAGGCTCGATATCCATCCACACTGAAAACATATTTCCGATTATCAAAAAGTGGCTTTACAGCGACAAGGAGATTTTCCTGCGGGAACTGGTCAGCAATGCCGTTGATGCAATTCACAAGTTCCAGCACGTTAACCTGGTCGAGGGCCTTAAAATCTCGGACTCGTATGCGGTCGACATTTCAATCGACAAAGAGGCCGGCACACTGACCATCGCCGACAACGGTATCGGCATGACCGACGAAGAAGTCCGTAGCTACATCAACCAGATCGCCTTTTCCTCAGCCGAAGAGTTCCTGGAAAAGTACAAAAAAGATGATGATGAACAACAGATCATCGGTCACTTCGGGCTCGGGTTCTATTCAGCGTTCATGGTCGCTGACACGGTTGAAATCCGCACCTTCTCGTGGCAGAAGGACGCCAGGGGAGTACACTGGAAGTGCTCCGGCAGCACCGAATATGAACTTGAGGGAATCGACCTGGAGAAGCGCGGCACTGAAATCATCCTGCACCTCTCCGAAGATGAAAAAGAGTTTCTCGAGGCCGACCGCCTGCGCGAGGTCCTGGTCCGTTACTGCAATTTCCTGCCGGTTGCAATCAGACTGGAAGGCGACGTTGTCAACGACAGCAAGCCGCTCTGGACCCGCTCACCGGGTGAAGTCACGGATGACGAATACAAAGAGTTCTACAAGAAACTCTACCCGTTCTCCCCTGAACCGCTGTTCTGGATTCATCTCAATATTGACTACCCCTTCAATCTCAAGGGAATCGTCTATTTTCCGAAACTGACGACCGAATTCGATGTCACCAAGAGCCATATCAAGCTCTTCTGCAACCAGGTTTTTGTTTCCGACAATTGCCCGGAACTGATCCCTGAATTCCTGACCCCGCTGCAGGGTTGCCTCGATGCACCAGACCTGCCGCTTAACGTCTCAAGATCCTATCTGCAGAACGAGCCACAGGTCCGTAAAATCAATGAGGTCCTCTCCGGGCGGGTCGCCGGCAAGGTTGTTGACCTGGCAAAAAAGGACAAAGAAACTTTCACCCCGATCTGGGATGACATTCATACCTTCGTCAAGTACGGCTGCATGCGCGATGACAAGTTTTACGACAAGGTCAAGGACCAGATACTTTATCGAACAACCGAAGAATCGGGCCATACGACCCTTGACGCCTACCTCGAAAGAGCTAAGGAGAAACACGAGAACACAATATACTATGCCAACGACGAATCGCTGCAGGCCACCTATCTGAAACTGTTCAAAAGCCAGGGGAATGAAGTCATCATTCTTGACCAGGTGATCGACAGTCACTTCATCTCATTTCTCGAAATGAAAAACAATGACCTCAAGTTCCAGCGGGTCGATGCGGACCTGACGCAAAACCTGGTTGAAGACGACAAAAGCAGTCAAATCGTCGAGGGCAAGGATGAGAAAAGCCGCGAGGAACGGGTTCGTAATCTCTTCGAGAAATGTACCGGCAAAAAGGATCTGACCATTCGGGTCGAAAACCTCAAGGACACGTCGGTTCCGGGGATGATCCTGCTGTCCGAACAGTCCCGACGTTTTCAGGAAATGGCCCGGAGCATGGGCCAGGAAAAGATTGATCTGCCGAGCGAGCATACCATGCTGGTTAATCTTTCGAATCCGGTGATCAAGAGCCTGCTCGAGATGCAGAGTCAGGGACGGGACGAAGACGCTGCAGTTATCGCCGAGCAGGTATATGACCTGGCGATGCTTTCACACCGGGGTTTCGACCGTAAACAGATGGAAGCATTCCTCGACCGGAGCAACCGGATTCTGGAGATGCTTGGCCGGGAACAGGGCCAGTAG
- a CDS encoding serine/threonine protein kinase, whose translation MENSRHPFERLTPDFIMDAVESVGYRCDCRTLALNSYENRVYQIGIEEGEPLIAKFYRPDRWTVEQIIEEHQFCYELIEQELPVVAPLTGGDNRSVFAYRGFQFALFPRKGGHAPEFDNDDNLLIIGRLLGRMHQIGRQRTFIHRPAISIEQYGHESVSLIRESFIPAEYLESYEVLTTQLLQTIGRIFSEAAELRNIRIHGDCHSGNMLWRDDNPHFVDFDDSRMGPAVQDLWMLLSGNRARQTRQLDIILEGYEQFCEFNISELKLIESLRTLRMLYFSAWLAKRWDDPAFPVAFPWFNTVQYWGEQILQLREQLGALQEPPLAL comes from the coding sequence ATGGAAAATTCCCGCCATCCTTTTGAGCGGCTGACCCCCGATTTCATCATGGATGCGGTTGAAAGTGTCGGCTACAGGTGCGATTGCCGGACCCTCGCCCTCAACAGTTATGAAAACCGGGTCTACCAAATCGGTATCGAGGAGGGCGAACCGCTCATTGCCAAGTTTTACCGTCCGGACCGATGGACCGTAGAGCAGATTATCGAGGAGCACCAGTTTTGCTATGAGCTGATCGAACAGGAACTGCCGGTCGTAGCCCCACTCACCGGCGGAGACAACCGATCGGTCTTTGCATACCGGGGTTTCCAGTTTGCCCTGTTTCCGAGAAAGGGCGGTCATGCCCCAGAGTTCGACAATGACGACAACCTGTTGATTATCGGCCGCCTGCTCGGGCGGATGCATCAAATCGGCCGCCAGCGAACCTTCATTCATCGACCGGCAATCAGTATTGAGCAGTACGGTCATGAATCGGTCAGCCTGATCCGTGAAAGCTTCATTCCGGCTGAATATCTTGAAAGTTATGAGGTGCTGACAACGCAACTGCTGCAGACCATAGGCCGTATCTTCTCCGAAGCAGCCGAGCTCAGGAATATCCGGATCCATGGTGATTGCCACTCCGGAAACATGCTCTGGCGGGACGACAATCCGCATTTTGTCGACTTTGACGATTCGCGGATGGGCCCGGCCGTTCAGGACCTCTGGATGCTGCTTTCCGGTAATCGGGCACGCCAGACCCGACAACTCGACATCATCCTCGAAGGATACGAACAGTTTTGCGAATTCAACATTAGCGAATTGAAGCTGATCGAATCGCTCCGGACCCTGCGGATGCTCTATTTTTCGGCTTGGCTTGCCAAACGTTGGGATGACCCGGCCTTCCCGGTTGCCTTCCCCTGGTTCAATACCGTTCAGTACTGGGGTGAGCAGATTCTCCAGCTCCGCGAACAGCTTGGGGCTTTGCAAGAACCTCCGCTGGCGCTATAA
- a CDS encoding (2Fe-2S)-binding protein yields MDEQEIIDGLKTICICKGIKKKVFKELIADGKKTIEELRKATGAGSGPCGGRRCTPRLNEMLADAVGRH; encoded by the coding sequence ATGGACGAACAGGAAATTATCGACGGACTGAAAACAATCTGCATCTGCAAAGGGATCAAAAAGAAAGTTTTCAAGGAGCTGATCGCCGACGGAAAAAAAACCATCGAGGAGTTGCGTAAAGCAACCGGCGCCGGCTCCGGTCCTTGCGGCGGCCGTCGCTGCACACCTCGGCTCAACGAAATGCTGGCCGACGCAGTCGGTAGACATTAA